Genomic DNA from Stigmatella erecta:
CCGAGGACCGGCCCGCGCACCTGGACTACCTCACGCGCCTTCACCGGATGAAGACCGGGGCGCTGCTGCGCGCCTCCTGCCGCATGGGCGTGCTGGGCGCCGGGGGCAGCGCGGATGCGCTCGCCCGGGCGACCACCTATGGCGATGCCATCGGCCTGGCCTTCCAGATCGCCGACGACATCCTGGACGTGACGGCGACCGCCGAGGCGCTGGGCAAGCCCGTGGGGGCAGACTCGGCCGCGGGCCGCTTCACCTTCCCGGCGGTGGTGGGCATGGAGGCCTCCCGGAAGATGGCCGCGGACAAGGTGGCCGAGGCGGTGGCCGCCGTGGAGCCGCTGGAAGGGGCGGGGGGGCCGCTGGCGGCGCTCGCCCGCTACGTGGTGGAGCGGAGGTCGTGACGGGGCTCCTCCCGCGAATTCACTCGCCCGCGGACGTCCGGAGTCTTCCCGAGTCCGACCTGCCGCGGCTGTGCGAGGAGCTCCGGGAGGAGATCATCACCGTGTGTGGCCGCGTGGGCGGCCACCTGGGCGCCTCCCTGGGGGCCGTGGAGCTGGTGGTAGGACTGCACCGGGTGTTCCACTCCCCCCAGGACGCGCTGCTCTTCGATGTGGGGCACCAGGCCTATGCGCACAAGCTGCTCACGGGGCGGCGCGAGCGCATGGGCACGCTCCGGCAGGCCGGGGGCATCGCGCCCTTCCTGGATCCGCGCGAGAGCCCCCTGGACGCGCTCGCCGCAGGCCACTCCTGCACCGCCGTCTCCGCCGCGCTGGGCATGCTCCAGGGCCGGCGCCAGCTGGGCCGCACCGGGCACGTGGTGGCCGTGCTGGGCGATGGGGCGCTCACCGGTGGGCTGTCCTTCGAGGGACTGAACAACGCGGGCGGCTCGCACCTGCCGCTGGTGGTGCTGCTCAACGACAACCAGATGTCCATCTCGGCCAACGTGGGCGCCATTCCGGCGCTCCTGCGCACCCGGCAGGCCCGCGCCTTCTTCGAGGCCCTGGGCTTCACCTACCTGGGGCCGGTGGATGGGCATGACCTGGGCGCGCTGCTGCCGGTGCTGCGCGAGGCGCGCCAGTCCTCCCGGCCGGTGGTGGTGCACGCGATGACCCAGAAGGGCCGCGGCTTTCCCCCCGCGGAGGCGGACACGCAGACGCGAGGCCACGCCATGGGCCCCTATGAGTGGCGGGCTGGGAAGCTCGTGCGCTCGCGCGGCGGCCAGCGCACCTTCAGCGAGGCCTTCGCCGCCGCCCTGGATGACGCCATGGCCGTGGACCCTCGCGTGGTGGTGGTGACGCCCGCCATGCTGGAGGGCTCCGCGCTGGTGGAGCTGAAGGCCCGCTATCCGGACCGCGTGCACGACGTGGGCATCGCCGAGCAGCACGCCGTCACCTTCTGCGCGGGGCTGGCGGCCGCGGGGGCGCGGCCCGTGTGCGCCATCTACTCCACCTTTCTTCAGCGCGCGTTCGACCAGGTGGTCCACGACGTGTGCCTGCCCGGGCTGCCCGTCCTCTTCGCGGTGGACCGGGCGGGGCTCGTGGGGGCGGACGGCGCCACGCACCAGGGGACGTACGACGTCTCATCCCTCCGGGCGCTGCCGGGGCTGTCCTTGATGGCGCCGGTGGTGGGGGAGGACCTGGCGCCCATGCTGGCCAACGCGCTCGCGGCGCCCGGGCCCAGCGTCATCCGCTTTCCCCGGGGCACCTTGCCCGCGCTGCCGCCGGAGCTGCGCGCGGCCGGGACGGGCTCCGCGCAGGGGGCCCGCTGGTTGCGCCGGGCCGAGTCGCCGCGGCTCACCCTGGTGGCCCTGGGGCCGCTGGTCCTGGCCGCGCTGGAGGCCGCCCAAGGCGAGCCCGGCTGGAGCGTGCTGGATGCGCGCTGGGTGAGCCCGCTGGATGTGCCCGCCCTGCTGGAGGCCGCGGCGTGTGGGCACGTGGTGGTGGTGGAGGAGGGGACCGTGCGCGGCGGGCTGGGCAGCGCGGTGCTGGAGCTCTACGCCATGCACGGGCTCTCCCCGCGCGTGCGGCTGATGGGCCTGCCCGATGCCTTCGTGCCCCATGGGGATGCGCGGACCCAGCGCTCGGAGCTGGGGCTGGATGCCGCGGGGATGCGGCAGGCCGGGAGGGCCCTGCTGGAGATGGGACGATGAAGCCTCGCAAGGAGCGCCTGGACGTGCTGGTGGTGGAGCGGGGGCTGGCCGAGTCCCGCACGAAGGCGCAGGCGCTCATCCTCGCCGGCCAGGTGGTGGTGGGCGACCAGCGCGTGGACAAGCCCGGGGCGCTGGTGCCCGTGGAGGCCGAGATGCGCCTCAAGGGCGAGGTGCTCCCCTACGTCTCGCGCGGTGGCCTCAAGCTCAAGGCGGCCATCGATCGCTTCGGGCTGGATGTGCGCGGCAAGGTGGGCGCGGACATTGGCGCCAGCACCGGAGGCTTCACCGACTGCCTGCTCCAGGAAGGCGCGGTGCGCGTGCACGCCATCGACGTGGGGTACGGCCAGCTCCACGAGAAGTTGCGGACCGATGCGCGGGTGCGCTCGCGCGAGCGCGTCAACGCGCGCTACCTCACCGCCGAGGACTTGCCCGAGAAGGCCGGCGTCATCGTCATCGACGTGAGCTTCATCTCGCTCACCCAGGTGCTGCCCTCCGTGCTGCCGTTCCTGGAGAAGGGCGGGCTGCTCGTGGCCCTGGTGAAGCCTCAGTTCGAGGTGGGGCGGGAGAACATCGGCAAGGGCGGCGTGGTGCGGGACACGGAAGCCCGCCAGTCGGCCATCGACGCGGTGGTGGCCTTTGCCCGGGAGCAGGGGCTCACGGTGCGCGGGCTGATGGACTGCCCCGTGCCTGGGCCCGCGGGCAACGTGGAAGCGCTCCTCGTCGCGCACAGCGATTGACTAATCCCTCTCAGGCACTACCCTCCGGCGGCGGTTGACAGCCCGTCTCACAGCCGTTCCGCCTTGGAGGGAATACATGCGCTTCGTGAAGAACTTGTTCAGGGCTTGTGCCATGTCCGTGCTCATGGTGTCGGCGGTTTCCTCGGCGGCCGATGTCAAGATTGGCTTCGTCGTCAAACAGCCCGAGGAGCCCTGGTTCCAGGACGAGTGGAAGTTCGCGGACGTGGCGGCGAAGGAGAAGGGCTTCACCCTGGTGAAGATTGGCGCCGAGGACGGCGAGAAGGCGCTGTCCGCCATCGACAACCTGGGGGCGCAGGGCGCTCAGGGCGTCATCATCTGCACGCCGGACGTGAAGCTGGGGCCGGGCCTGGTGGCGCGCGCCACCTCCAACCAGCTCAAGCTGATGACGGTGGATGACCGGCTGGTGAACAGCAAGGGCAAGCCGCTGGAGAACGTGCCGCACATGGGCATCTCCGCCACCAAGATTGGCGAGGCCGTGGGGCAGGCCATCGTGGAGCAGATCAAGGCGCGCGGCTGGAACATGAAGGACGTGGGTGCCATCCGCGTCTCGTATGATCAGCTTCCCACCGCGAAGGATCGCGTCGAGGGCGCCATCGCCGTGCTGAAGCAGAACGGCTTCGTGGCCTCGAACATCTTCGATGCGCCCCAGAGCAAGACGGACACCGAGGCTGCGCTCAATGCCGCCAGCGTGGTGCTCAACAAGAACGCCGGCATCAAGAAGTGGGTGGCCTTTGGCCTCAATGACGAGGCGGTGCTCGGCGCCGTCCGGGCCTCGGAGGCCGCGGGCTTGAAGGCCGCGGATGTCGTCGCGGTGGGCATCGGCGGTTCGGACTCGGCCATCAACGAGTTCAAGAAGCCCAGCCCCACGGGCTTCTACGGCAGCATCATCATCTCGCCCAAGCGCCACGGCTACGAGACGGCCCTGAACATGTACAACTGGGTGACGGCGAACAAGGAGCCGGAGAAGCTCATCCTCACCTCCGGCAAGCTGGCCACGCGCGAGTCCTACCAGGCGGTGCGCAAGGAGCTGGGCCTCCAGTAAGCACGGACTTGTGGGAGGCACATGGCACCGTTTCTCGAGTTCACGAACATCACCAAGAGCTTCCCCGGCGTCCGGGCCCTCAAGGAGCTGAGCTTCTCGGTGCCGCCCGGACGGGTCATTGGTCTGCTGGGCGAGAACGGTGCGGGCAAGTCCACGCTCATCAAGATTCTCGGGGGGGATTACACCCCCGAGACGGGTGAGCTGCGCATCGGGGGAAAGGCCCACCGCTTTTCCTCCACGCGCGATTCGATCGCCGCCGGGGTGACGGTCGTCCACCAGGAGCTTCAGCTCGTGCCGGAGCTGACGGTGGCCGAGAACCTCATGCTGGGCCGCTTCCCGTCCCGCTTCGGGGTCGTCCGCTACGGGGAGCTGTTCGCCAAGGTCGGCGCGGTGCTGCGCGAGGCGGGCATCGAGGTGGATCCCCGGGCCAAGGTCGCGGACCTGTCCCTGGGCACCCGGCAGATGGTGGAGATCGCCAAGGCGGCCATCTTCGACGCCTCGGTCATCGCCCTGGATGAGCCCACCTCCTCGCTCTCCGCGCACGAGAGCGAGGTGCTCTTCCGGCTGGTGAACCGGCTGCGCGCGGCCGGCAAGGTCATCCTCTATGTCTCGCACCGGCTGGATGAGATCTTCCGCCTGTGTGATGGCTGCGTCGTGCTGCGCGATGGCCGGCTCGTGGCCCAGCACGACACCCTGGAGGGGCTGACGCGCGAGACGCTGGTGCGCGAGATGGTGGGCCGCGAGATTCAAGACATCTGGGGCTGGCGGCCCCGGACCCCGGGGGCGGTGCGGCTCTCCGTGTCGGGGCTGGAGGGCTCGCGCCTGACGGCCCCTACGGGCTTCGAGGTGCGCGCCGGGGAGATCCTGGGCCTTTTCGGGCTGGTGGGCGCGGGCCGCAGCGAGCTGGCGCGGCTGCTGTATGGCGCGGACCCGCGCGCCGCGGGCGAGGTGCGCATCGATGGGGTTCCGGTGCGGATCCACCACCCGCGGCAAGCGGTGCGCGCGGGCCTGGTGCTGTGCCCGGAGGACCGCAAGGCCGACGGCATCCTCCAGGGCCAGCCGGTGGAGGCGAACATCGCCATCTCCTCGCGCCGCCACTTCTCGCCCTTCGGCATCCTGAACACGCGGAGGGAAGGGGAGATGGCCGACCGCTTCATCCAGCGGCTCGGGGTGCGCACGCCTTCGCGCGAGCAGGCCATCGAGAACCTGTCGGGCGGCAACCAGCAGAAGGTCATCCTTTCGCGCTGGCTGTCCGAGGAGGGCATCAAGGTCTTCATCGTGGATGAGCCCACGCGCGGCATCGACGTGGGGGCCAAGAGTGAAATCTACGAGGTGCTCTATGGCCTGGCGGAGCAGGGCATCGCGCTCATCGTCATCTCCAGCGAGCTGCCCGAGGTGATGGGCATCAGCGACCGCATCGCGGTGATGTGCGGCGGCCGCATCGCCGCGGAGTTTCAACGCCCCGGCTTCTCCGAGGAGAAGATCCTGGCGGCAGCGCTGCCCGACCGGACGGCGGCTTGAGAGGATTGGGAATGGATCGCTTGAAAAGGGCCGTGCTCGGTGAACAGGGGCTCGTCATCCTGTTCCTGCTGGCCCTCGGCATCGTGTGCCTCACCGTGCCCAGCTTCATGACGCAGCGGAACATCCTCGGCCTGCTCCAGTCCGTGGTGACCATTGGCATCGTCGCCTGCACGATGATGCTGTGTCTGGCCTCGCGGGACTTCGATCTGTCCGTGGGCTCCACGGTGGCCTTCGCCGGCATGGTCGCGGTGATGGTGTCCAACAGCACCGAGAACCTGCTCCTGGGCATCCTGGCGGCCTTGGCGGCCGGCGTCGTGGTGGGCGCCATCAACGGCGTGGTGATTGCCAAGCTGCGCATCAACGCCCTCATCACCACGCTGGCCACGATGCAGATCGTCCGCGGCTCGGCGCTGATTGCCTCCGACGGCCGCGCGGTGGGCGTGGATGATGAGGCCTACTTCGACATCGCGCTGACGGCGCCGCTGGGCATTCCGGTGCCGGTGCTCGTCATGGTGCTCTGCTTCGCCCTCTTTGGCTTCGTGCTCAACCGCACCGTCTTCGGGCGCAACACGCTGGCAATTGGCGGCAACCCGGATGCCTCGCGCCTCGCGGGCGTCAACGTGGGCTCCATCCGCATCTGGATCTTCACGCTCCAGGGCCTGCTGTGCGCGGTGGCGGGGATTCTCTTGTCCTCGCGCATTACCAGCGGCCAGCCGAATGCTGCTCAGGGACTGGAGCTGTCGGTCATTTCCGCCTGCGTGCTGGGCGGCGTGTCCCTGGCGGGCGGACGCGCGGCGATCTCCGGCGTGCTGGTGGGCGTGCTCATCATGGGCATCGCGGAGAACGTGATGAACCTGATGAACATCCAGGCGTTCTACCAGTACGTGGTGCGCGGGGTGATTCTCCTGCTCGCCGTGCTGCTCGACAACCTGCGCACCCGTGCGACGGGCCGACGGCTCTAAGCCCGCCTGTGGTCTTGGCAGAGTTTGAGGGTTATGGCCATCGTCGAACAGCCAAGGCGCTCCACTCGCGCGGCAAGCGCGCTTCCCCGGGTTTCGAACCCTCATGCTTGATTGTGAGGCCCGTCTGGTCCCCCAGCACGAAGCACACCGGGACACGGCGCCCATTCGGCAGGAGAGCTTCGGTATAGCGGCCCAAGACCGCCTCCGGTCCCTCCTTCGTGAGGCCTTCTGTCCAGAGTTGCCCGTACAGGAGGGTGCTGTCAGGGAGCGGGCCTGTCCACTCGTACTTCACTACGCGGCTGACGACGGGGCCGGCGCTGTAGGTGCCCACTTGTTGGTTTGTGCCTGGCTGGTTGATGTCGATGACGACGCGGTAGCCAGCACCCTTGAATAAGTTCATTGCTTCCATGCTTCGGACAGTGTCTTGGGGGCAGTCCTCGGGCAGGGGCCGCACTTGGGCCGCAGGGCAGCCAACGCTGAAGGCGGCGCACAACCAAGCTGCGGCGGCCCTGGCGGGCCAGGAGTTGCTAAGGGGGAACATGAGCGGGCTTCCTTTCTCGGATGCAGCGTGGGCAATCGAGTCTGCGGGAGAGCGCCACTCCCACCACGCAGTGAAAAGGGCAAGGCCCAGCAGGAGCGGGCCCGCCACGAGGGCGATTCGTCGCCACCACTTCTTGCGTCGGGCGGCTTTCGCATTGACGGTCTCCAACTCCGTCGCCATCTCCTTGAAAGTGGCAGAAACCTGCTCAAAGAGTTGCTCGTTGGAGAGTTCTTCCGCTTTTTGCTTTTGAACCTTCTTGACCCGGCGATCCGTCTCCTGCCTGTGGAGGCGGATCTCCTCCACCTCGTCTTGGGTCATGGGGGCAGGCCCTTCGGGAGACAGCACCAGCCGTACCTTCCAGGCCTTCTTGGTGCGCTCCTTGGCTGCATCCCACAGCGTTTGGTGGAGCGCCTCGGCACTTTCGTAGCGGTACTCCGGCAACTTCTCGAGCAATCGCATGACAATGCGGCTGAGCGGCTCAGGCACCTCTGGGTTCATGCGGTGGGGCGCGCGAGGGATGACGGTTTGAATCGCCGTCAGCAACTCCTCCGCCGTCAGCCGAGGATCGAAGGGCCAGCAGTTCGTGAGTGCCTCGTACATGAAGACGCCCAACTGGTAGAGGTCGCCCGCCACACCCACTTCGAACCGGGCCCCCTGCTTCCATGTGCCCTCGCGGAGGAAGGTGACGCACTCGGGGGGCAGCAAGTGCGGCGTTCCTGGAGCCAGGCCCACCGTGAGGGTGGATGCACCTGGCAGCCACGCGCTGCCCAGATCCACCATCGTCGGCTTGCCGTCCGGGCCAACGATGACGTGCTCACTCTTGAAGTCCCGGATGAGGATGCGGCGGCGGTGCAAGCGGCCCACGGCGCGCACCACTTCGAGGAAGATGTCCACGAGCTGGGCTGCGTTGGGCCGGGTGCGCTCGCGCCAGTCATGGAAGGGCTCGCCGGCAACATAGTCGGTGACGATGTAGATGTAGCCTTTGGTGGAGTGGGGCCACCTGTCCACGGCGCGCATGTTGGGCAGGCCGGGGAGGCTGGTGTTGGCCATCAGGGTGGCGGCCTCGTGGCGCATCCGCCCATCCACCTGCCGCTGCTCCAGCGCCTTCTCGGGTGTGTCCGGGGTTAGCTCCGAGGCAGGCCTGATCGCCATCTTCAGCGTGAATAACTCCCCATCGCGCTCGGCCTTGAATGCGTGGCCGAAGTTGCCGCTGCCCAATGACTCGATAATGCGCCAGGGGCCTACCATGTCTCCCGGCTTGAGGTGGTCCGGGTGAAGGGCGTCCGTCATGGGCGGGGGGGTCCTACTGCGCCAGAAGATTGAAGGAAAGGCGCCGCTGGACGCTGGCGTCCTCCAGTTCCACGCTGAATGCTCTTCCGGTAGACCAGGGGGGCGCCTTCATCTCCAGCACCACCAGCCCCGCTTCGCCCGGCGCCAGCTGTTCCTGCTTCGTGTGCACGGAGAACACCTCCACCGGAGCACCTGTCGCGCTGGTGATGCGTGCCTTCCCCGCCACCCAGCGCTTCTGGCCCGGAAGGTTGCGCAGCCGGATAGCTATCAATGTCGAGGACGCGCCTTCGTAACCAATGCTCTCCACCACAGTCAAGCCGCTCCCGTTTGCTGTGGCCTGCGTGATGAAGAACTCCAAGGGATTCATCTTCTTACCAAGCCACTCGGAGAGAACGAGCCCGGCGGGACCGCTTTCCGCGTACCGAGTCTTGAGTTCCTCCAACTCTGCTTCCTTCTGAGTGAGGGCCGCGAGCAGAGCCTCGGGGGTGTTCGCCCGCCTATCGACCTCCACCTTGCCGTCCATCACGTCCGCCTTGGAGACGACGGCTAGAACGGCCTTTGTGGGCAGAGCCCTGTCTTTAAATCCGACCTGCATGATGAGCCGCTCACCCGGACCCAAGTCCGTGAAGGGCTCAATCGAGAGGATGCGGTCGCCAACATCCACCCATTTGAAGCGGGTTCGATCCATCACGAGGCTGTCCCGGTCCAGGGGCCCGTTGAAGGCCACCGTGGTGAGGTTGCCCGCAGCCACGTACAACTCGGGGATGGGCTCCGTAGGTGTTGTGGGCAGCGCGGCGCGCCGATCCTGGCGCTGCCGGGCGGGGGGCTGGGACTGGGCGGTGGCCCTGTTCGCCACCAGCAGAAGGGTGAGGAGTAGCCACCTCGTGAGTAGTACCAATGCAGCAAAACCTCCGAGGTCTCTACCCTAACAAATCTGCGGTATTGTCGTGCGACGCTGGTACTCCCTGGTGAGGACTACCCGGGCAGAGCTACATCGGCGCTCGTGCTCCTCCCCGTGGGCCCTCTCGCATTTGACCAGGCCGTCCCCGTTACCGGCGCCACTCCCGGCCGGCGGAGAAGGCCGTGAAGGCGTCCTCCAGGCCTCCCCGTGCCGAGCCCTGCAGATGGGGAAGGGCGGAGGTCACCAGGCCCGTGCCCGCGCGCATCAGCGTCTCGAAGTCCCGGCGCTGGTGGCTGAAGGCCTCCGACGTCAGCGCGCCGATGCCGTAGCCCACCACGCGCATGTACTCGCGCGCCATGACCCACATGCGCGTCTCGCGCGTGGACAGCAGCTCCATGGAGTTGCGCCCGCCCGTGGTGCTCTCCTCCCAATAGCGGAGCAGTCCCGTCCGCAACGCGTCCATGTCCTCGCGCTGGATGGAGAACGCCTGATAGAGCGCAGAAGCCATGGCGATGCGCGTGCGCTGGGCGGACCGGCGGCGCTGCACGTACCGGCGCAGGGCGCGCGGCACGTTGCCCAGGCTCTCGCGCAGTGACTGCTGGAGCGCCATGGCGTCGCTGATACCCGAGGCCATCCCACTGGCGCTCACTGGGTGGCAGCACCCCGCCGCGTCTCCCACGAGCACCACCCGGCCCTGCGTCACCCGGTGGGGCAGGCGCGTGTCATTCGAGGCCATCCGCGGTGTTTCCCGCTCCAGCGCTTCCAGGATGGCGCCCCGCAGGGGCTGGGGCACGCCGTTGAGAAGCTCCGGGGAGGCATGCAGTTGCTGTGCGGTCGAGCCCAGGGGGATGTCCACCATCACGCGCGCCACGCCCTCCTCGATGGCGTAGGCGAGCACCGGGGCATTGCCCCCGATGAAGATGTGCCCATGGCTCGCGTGGGGCAGGGCGCGCGCGTCCACCGTCACCCCCACCATGCTGGAGAGCCGCTCGTACCGCTCCTGGATGCCCAGGAGCTTGCGGACGAACGAGTTGCGCCCATCCGCCGCCACCAGCAGAGGTGTGCGCACCTGCCGCCGTTCCCCACCGCAGACCGCCGTGAACTCGACGCCCTCGGCATCGTTGCGGTGCAGCTCGGTGAGCCGCGTCTTGCGCCACACGGTGACGCGCGGCAGCCGCTCGACGGCCTCCAGCAGGCTCGACACGAAACGCGCGTGTTCCAGCGACAGCCCCCGGCTCGAACCGTTGTAGGTCAGCTGCGTGGTGCGCTGCTCGCGCCGGGTGTCCACCACGGCGAAGCCCAGGACAGGCTGGCCCGCGCAGGCCTCCAGCGCGGACCCGAATCCCAGCGTGCGCAAGTCTTCCACGCCTGGCGGGTGGAGCAGCTCTCCGGCGAGCTGCTTGCCGCGGTCTTGCCCGGCATCCACAAGAAGAACTGAATGGCCCAATTGTGACAATGCCGCCGCGCTTGCACAGCCCGCCGGGCCTGCCCCGATGATGACCACGTCCGTATTCAAGAAGCTCCCCATAGCCGCTGCTCACTGCTATAGCGCAATTTTGCCCGTTCTTCTCCACGGGCGGCACATCATGAGCAACCCTGAAGCCTTCTGCCGCGAGGCGCTGCCCGAGGTCTCTCGGACCTTCGCCCTCAACATCCCGGTTCTCCCCGAGCCGTTGGATCTCGTTGTTACCGTGGGTTACCTCCTCTGCCGGATCGTCGATACGATCGAGGACGAGGCAACCTGCAGCGCCGCGCAGCGCGCCCAGCTCCTCTCGCGCTTCGCCCACTTCGTGGAACTCCCCGAGGGGTGGCGCCACGAGGTGCCGCGCTATATCGCCGAGGTGGAGCAGTGGCTGCGGCCCTCCGTGCCGGCGCCCGAGGCGCGGCTGCTGCGCCGCACGGGCACCGTGCTGGAGACCTTCGCGGCCCTGCCCCGGTGGACCCAGCCTCCCATCGTGCGCTGTGTGCGCGCCATGGCCGACGGCATGGGTGATGTGAGCCGCCAGCTCGAGCTGGTCCCGCCCGCCAGTGGCCTGAAGGATCTGGAGGCTACATTGACCTACTGCTACTACGTGGCGGGCACGGTCGGAGAAATGCTGACGGATCTTTTCATTGGGTTTGCGCCTCAGCTCGCGCCCCAGGGAGAGACGCTCCGGGCGCTGGCCCCCGCGTTCGGACGGGCCCTGCAGCTCATCAACATCCTCAAGGATGTCCGCGAGGATTTGGAGCGAGGCTATTGCTGGCTTCCCCAGACCCTCATGTCGGCGCATGGGCTCACCGCGCCCACGCTCTTGAAGCCTGAGAATCGGGGACGGGCGGTGGCGATGCACAACGAGCTCATCGCCGTGGCCCGGCGCGAGGCGGACATCTCGCTGGAGTACGCGCTGCGCCTGCCCGTGGAGGAGCCGGGCCTGCGGCTGTTCTGTCTGTTGCCCCTGTTCTTCGCGGTGCTTACGCTCTCGCGGCTGGAGAACAACCCCGCCGTGTTCGAGCCCACGCCGGTGAAGATCAGCCGCGCCTCCGTGCAGGAGATCATCCTGCTTACCCAGCGCAACGTCGCGTCGGATCCGGCGCTGCGGGCGATCTACCAGCAATGCCTGTCAGGAGCCCTCCAGCCGGAAGCCCTGACGTCATGAGCGCCACCGCCGAGGTTCGCACTCCCCGGTCCGAGCCTGTCATTCAGCGCGGGTTGGAGGTGCTGGCCTCGACCCAGGACGCGGAGGGCTCGTGGTACGGGGACTACGGCGGGCCGCAGTTCCTCATCCCCATCTATGTCGCCGGACTGCACGTGATGGGGCGTGTCCCGGAGCCTGCTCAGCGCGAGGGGCTCGTGGCGTACCTGCGCCGCCACCAGAACGCCGATGGGGGCTGGGGACTGGATGTCGAGTCGCCCAGCCAGGTGTTCACCTCGGTGCTCAACTACGTGGCCCTCCGGCTCATGGGGGTGGCGGAGGACGACCCGAGGCTGAGAAGGGCCCGGCAGTGGTTCCTGCCCCGGGGCGGCGCGCTGGCCAGTGGCGCGTGGGGGAAGATCATCCTCGCGCTCTTGGGGCTGTACGAGTACCGCGGCCTGCAGCCGGTGCCCCCGGAGCTGTGGCTCCTGCCCGAGTCGCTGCCCGTCCATCCGTCCCGGCTCTGGTGCCATTGCCGCATGGTGTACCTGCCCATGAGCTGGCTCTATGGGCGCAAGGCCCGGGCCCCCGAGTCGCCGCTGCTCGCCGCCCTCCGGCGGGAGATCTTCGACGGGGATTACGCGCAGGTGGACTGGACGGCCGCGCGCGAGCGCGTGTCGCCGACGGATGTCTATACGCCGCGCACGGTGTGGCTCAAGGCCGCCAACCAGCTCATGCTGGGCTATGAGCGGGTGGCGGGGAAGCAGCTCCGGGAGCGCGCGCTTGGCTTCGCGCTGGAGCAGATCCGCGCCGAGGACGAGGCGACGCACTACATCTGCATCGGCCCCATCAACAAAGTGCTCAACATGGTGGTGTGGCACTTCGTCAACCCGGAGGGGCCCGAGGTGCGCGCCCACCTGGAGCGGCTGCCGGACTACTTCTACGAGGCGGCTGACGGCATCAAGATGAACGGCTACAACTCCTCGGAGTTGTGGGACACGGCCTTCGCCGTCCAGGCGGTGGTGGCCACTGGCGCCTCGGAGGCCACCCGGCCCATGCTGGCGGAGGCCGCCCGGTTCATCGAGGCCAACCAGGTGCTCGAGGACACGCGCGAGCCCGCGCGCTTCTACCGCCACCCCAGCAAGGGTGGCTGGCCCTTCAGTACGCGAGAGCATGGCTGGCCCATCAGCGACTGCACGGCGGAGGGGCTCAAGGCCTGTCTCGCCCTGGAGCCCCTGGGGCTCAACCGCGTGCCCGAGGCCCGGCTTCAGGACGCGGTGGGGCTCATCCTGTCCATGCAGAACAAGGATGGCGGCTGGGCCACCTACGAGCTTCAGCGCGGCCCCCAGCTGCTCGAGGTGCTCAATCCCTCGGATGTCTTCTCCACCATCATGGTGGACATCAGCTACGTGGAGTGCACCTCCGCGTGCGTGCAGGCCCTGGCCGCGTGGCGCAAGCACACCCAGCGCCCGGATGCCCGCGTGGACGAGGCCATCGCCCGGGGCGCGGCGTTC
This window encodes:
- a CDS encoding TlyA family RNA methyltransferase, which encodes MKPRKERLDVLVVERGLAESRTKAQALILAGQVVVGDQRVDKPGALVPVEAEMRLKGEVLPYVSRGGLKLKAAIDRFGLDVRGKVGADIGASTGGFTDCLLQEGAVRVHAIDVGYGQLHEKLRTDARVRSRERVNARYLTAEDLPEKAGVIVIDVSFISLTQVLPSVLPFLEKGGLLVALVKPQFEVGRENIGKGGVVRDTEARQSAIDAVVAFAREQGLTVRGLMDCPVPGPAGNVEALLVAHSD
- a CDS encoding 1-deoxy-D-xylulose-5-phosphate synthase — encoded protein: MTGLLPRIHSPADVRSLPESDLPRLCEELREEIITVCGRVGGHLGASLGAVELVVGLHRVFHSPQDALLFDVGHQAYAHKLLTGRRERMGTLRQAGGIAPFLDPRESPLDALAAGHSCTAVSAALGMLQGRRQLGRTGHVVAVLGDGALTGGLSFEGLNNAGGSHLPLVVLLNDNQMSISANVGAIPALLRTRQARAFFEALGFTYLGPVDGHDLGALLPVLREARQSSRPVVVHAMTQKGRGFPPAEADTQTRGHAMGPYEWRAGKLVRSRGGQRTFSEAFAAALDDAMAVDPRVVVVTPAMLEGSALVELKARYPDRVHDVGIAEQHAVTFCAGLAAAGARPVCAIYSTFLQRAFDQVVHDVCLPGLPVLFAVDRAGLVGADGATHQGTYDVSSLRALPGLSLMAPVVGEDLAPMLANALAAPGPSVIRFPRGTLPALPPELRAAGTGSAQGARWLRRAESPRLTLVALGPLVLAALEAAQGEPGWSVLDARWVSPLDVPALLEAAACGHVVVVEEGTVRGGLGSAVLELYAMHGLSPRVRLMGLPDAFVPHGDARTQRSELGLDAAGMRQAGRALLEMGR
- a CDS encoding arabinose ABC transporter substrate-binding protein; this translates as MRFVKNLFRACAMSVLMVSAVSSAADVKIGFVVKQPEEPWFQDEWKFADVAAKEKGFTLVKIGAEDGEKALSAIDNLGAQGAQGVIICTPDVKLGPGLVARATSNQLKLMTVDDRLVNSKGKPLENVPHMGISATKIGEAVGQAIVEQIKARGWNMKDVGAIRVSYDQLPTAKDRVEGAIAVLKQNGFVASNIFDAPQSKTDTEAALNAASVVLNKNAGIKKWVAFGLNDEAVLGAVRASEAAGLKAADVVAVGIGGSDSAINEFKKPSPTGFYGSIIISPKRHGYETALNMYNWVTANKEPEKLILTSGKLATRESYQAVRKELGLQ
- the araH gene encoding L-arabinose ABC transporter permease AraH, coding for MDRLKRAVLGEQGLVILFLLALGIVCLTVPSFMTQRNILGLLQSVVTIGIVACTMMLCLASRDFDLSVGSTVAFAGMVAVMVSNSTENLLLGILAALAAGVVVGAINGVVIAKLRINALITTLATMQIVRGSALIASDGRAVGVDDEAYFDIALTAPLGIPVPVLVMVLCFALFGFVLNRTVFGRNTLAIGGNPDASRLAGVNVGSIRIWIFTLQGLLCAVAGILLSSRITSGQPNAAQGLELSVISACVLGGVSLAGGRAAISGVLVGVLIMGIAENVMNLMNIQAFYQYVVRGVILLLAVLLDNLRTRATGRRL
- the araG gene encoding L-arabinose ABC transporter ATP-binding protein AraG is translated as MAPFLEFTNITKSFPGVRALKELSFSVPPGRVIGLLGENGAGKSTLIKILGGDYTPETGELRIGGKAHRFSSTRDSIAAGVTVVHQELQLVPELTVAENLMLGRFPSRFGVVRYGELFAKVGAVLREAGIEVDPRAKVADLSLGTRQMVEIAKAAIFDASVIALDEPTSSLSAHESEVLFRLVNRLRAAGKVILYVSHRLDEIFRLCDGCVVLRDGRLVAQHDTLEGLTRETLVREMVGREIQDIWGWRPRTPGAVRLSVSGLEGSRLTAPTGFEVRAGEILGLFGLVGAGRSELARLLYGADPRAAGEVRIDGVPVRIHHPRQAVRAGLVLCPEDRKADGILQGQPVEANIAISSRRHFSPFGILNTRREGEMADRFIQRLGVRTPSREQAIENLSGGNQQKVILSRWLSEEGIKVFIVDEPTRGIDVGAKSEIYEVLYGLAEQGIALIVISSELPEVMGISDRIAVMCGGRIAAEFQRPGFSEEKILAAALPDRTAA